Proteins encoded within one genomic window of bacterium:
- a CDS encoding LUD domain-containing protein, whose translation MERSAFLARVRAATGARAPGGLPRFLAPSPTRDRATVLAEMAARWRRPHATWREVPSADTAHAVVDVLQFAQARRVVVSADPWLDRLGIAPAIQAAGITLVEVPRSPEVVHGSLPQVDAGVTVPTYAVAETATLVEVARPEQPRALSLVPPVHVAVLRAAAVLSALDDLFAVLGAGPLEHAVSCISGASGTADIGLQHITGVHGPGDVHVIVVTDAVSAQTPE comes from the coding sequence ATGGAGCGTAGTGCGTTCCTGGCGCGCGTGCGCGCGGCGACCGGGGCCCGGGCCCCGGGGGGGTTGCCTCGTTTCCTCGCGCCGTCCCCGACTCGCGACCGCGCCACCGTGCTGGCCGAGATGGCGGCCCGGTGGCGCCGTCCCCACGCGACGTGGCGGGAGGTGCCGTCCGCCGACACCGCCCACGCGGTCGTGGACGTGCTTCAATTCGCGCAGGCCCGGCGCGTCGTGGTCTCGGCCGATCCATGGCTGGATCGCCTCGGGATCGCGCCGGCCATTCAAGCCGCGGGGATCACCCTCGTGGAAGTTCCGCGCTCCCCTGAGGTGGTGCACGGGTCGCTACCGCAGGTCGACGCGGGGGTGACGGTGCCGACATACGCGGTGGCGGAGACCGCGACGCTGGTCGAGGTCGCGCGGCCCGAGCAGCCGCGCGCGCTCTCGCTCGTGCCGCCCGTGCACGTCGCGGTGCTGCGCGCGGCGGCCGTGCTGTCGGCGCTGGACGATCTCTTCGCGGTCCTCGGCGCGGGCCCGCTCGAGCACGCGGTGAGCTGCATCTCGGGAGCGAGCGGAACCGCCGACATCGGGCTGCAGCACATCACCGGCGTCCACGGGCCGGGAGACGTGCACGTGATCGTGGTCACCGACGCGGTATCTGCGCAGACGCCGGAGTAA
- a CDS encoding amidohydrolase family protein: protein MDLIIRHGTVVDGTGAPSVRADVGIAGGEIVAIGDLRHRRGAAEWDARDRVVAPGFIDMHTHCDFTIFERPQADSYLLQGVTCIVVGNCGFSPAPLEPRRLDEVRQFAGLFDADLPWSWRTFDEYLSAVERERPGVNVVSLVGLGAVRIAAIGFEQRPAAAAEIAEMARLVEDAMRAGARGVSTGLIYPPGSFADTEEVVAVASAARAAGGFYSSHIRGEGHTLLPAIREALEIGRRAGLPVHVSHLKAAGRRNWGKVADALRLLDEARATQDVTFDQYPYTMGSTLLAAGMPQWAHDGGMRALLRRLRDGVARQRIGAEIDAGLPGWHNLIGEAGWDRVFISNNPAHPEFNGRTLAEIGRLWGRTPCDAAFDLLVDSDGAVGMVVGMMSEDDVRTVMRHPLMQVGSDGWVMGPHGRAATARPHPRSYGTFPRVLGPYVRDEGILTLEEAVARMTSRPARRLGLRRRGIVRVGMIADLVVFDPVRVRDTATYADPHRFPDGITAVLVGGRVAARDGALTPARTGHVLRGGRAA from the coding sequence GTGGATCTGATCATCCGGCACGGCACGGTCGTTGATGGCACCGGCGCCCCGAGCGTACGCGCCGACGTCGGCATCGCAGGGGGCGAGATCGTCGCGATCGGCGACCTGCGGCACCGACGCGGGGCCGCCGAGTGGGATGCGCGGGACCGCGTCGTCGCGCCCGGCTTTATCGACATGCACACGCACTGCGACTTCACGATCTTCGAACGGCCGCAGGCAGACAGCTATCTTCTCCAGGGCGTGACGTGCATCGTCGTGGGCAACTGCGGGTTCTCTCCCGCCCCGCTGGAACCCCGCCGACTCGACGAGGTGCGGCAGTTCGCCGGGTTATTCGACGCCGATCTCCCGTGGTCGTGGCGCACGTTCGACGAGTACCTCTCGGCCGTCGAACGGGAGCGGCCGGGCGTGAACGTCGTCTCGCTGGTCGGACTCGGGGCCGTGCGCATCGCCGCGATCGGCTTCGAGCAGCGCCCGGCGGCCGCGGCCGAGATCGCCGAGATGGCGCGGTTGGTCGAGGACGCGATGCGGGCCGGCGCGCGCGGGGTCAGCACCGGGTTGATCTACCCACCGGGCTCCTTCGCGGACACCGAGGAGGTCGTCGCGGTCGCGTCCGCCGCGCGGGCGGCGGGCGGCTTCTACTCGTCCCACATCCGGGGCGAAGGCCACACGCTGCTCCCAGCGATCCGCGAGGCGCTCGAGATCGGCCGACGCGCCGGGCTCCCGGTTCACGTGTCGCATCTCAAGGCCGCCGGGCGGCGCAACTGGGGTAAGGTCGCCGACGCGCTGCGCCTCCTCGACGAGGCCCGGGCGACGCAGGACGTCACCTTCGACCAGTACCCGTACACCATGGGAAGCACGTTGCTGGCCGCCGGCATGCCGCAGTGGGCGCACGACGGCGGGATGCGCGCGCTGCTGCGCCGCCTCCGCGACGGTGTCGCGCGGCAGCGGATCGGCGCCGAGATCGACGCGGGCCTCCCCGGATGGCACAATCTCATCGGCGAGGCCGGCTGGGATCGGGTCTTCATCTCCAACAACCCGGCCCATCCGGAATTCAACGGCCGGACGCTCGCAGAGATCGGGCGACTGTGGGGCCGGACTCCCTGCGACGCCGCCTTCGATCTCTTAGTCGACAGCGACGGCGCGGTCGGCATGGTGGTCGGGATGATGTCCGAGGACGACGTCCGCACCGTGATGCGGCACCCGCTGATGCAGGTCGGGTCCGACGGTTGGGTCATGGGGCCGCACGGCCGTGCGGCGACCGCCCGGCCACATCCCAGGAGTTACGGCACGTTTCCGCGGGTGCTGGGCCCCTACGTACGTGACGAGGGCATCCTGACGCTCGAAGAGGCGGTGGCCCGCATGACCAGCCGGCCCGCTCGACGGCTGGGGCTGCGGCGCCGTGGGATCGTGCGGGTCGGGATGATCGCGGATCTCGTGGTGTTCGACCCGGTCCGGGTACGCGACACGGCCACGTACGCCGACCCGCACCGGTTTCCCGACGGCATCACGGCGGTCCTGGTGGGCGGGCGGGTCGCCGCGCGCGACGGGGCGCTCACCCCCGCTCGAACCGGCCACGTCCTCCGCGGCGGCCGGGCGGCCTGA